One stretch of Rosistilla oblonga DNA includes these proteins:
- the metG gene encoding methionine--tRNA ligase: MTRQILVTAALPYANGPIHIGHLVEYIQTDIWTRFQKLRGNRCIYVCADDTHGTAIMMRARREGRSEEELIAAMQESHQRDFAGFDVQFDHYGSTNSEENRQLCGRFWQAMRDANLIVERPVQQLFDPQEQTFLADRFVRGTCPKCNATNQPGDNCSACGHTYSPADLIDPVSTLSGAAPELREATHLFVELEQLHSFLAEWVKESGALQSETANYLLGHFLSDALRDWDISRPAPYFGFEIPDSPGNYWYVWFDAPIGYVASTQQWCNANGEKLEDWWQNPNTEIHHFIGKDITYFHTLFWPGMLKTAGFTLPTKVHIHGFLTVDGHKMSKSVGTLVSAEKYLEHFDPTYLRYFYASKLTSRVEDLDLGLEEFAEKVNSDLVGKVVNLASRVAKFAHQLGLSEAYPDDGGLFQQAADAGDEIAAAYEACDYSKAMRLILELADRANPYVEHAKPWEMKKDPAREAELRDVCTVGLNLFRQLCVYLAPVLPSLAEKCGELLGDPITGWQQSQSPLLGTPVAKFKHMLKRIEVKDLQKMIDESKDESAATESEAPAANQWNDSDQPLKDEPLADEITIDDFAKVDLRVARVIKAEQVPEANKLLHLTLSLGGDETRSVFAGIKAAYTPEQLVGRLVVMVANLKPRKMRFGLSEGMVTAAGPGGAEVFVLGVDEGALPGQRVH; the protein is encoded by the coding sequence ATGACGCGACAGATCCTGGTCACCGCCGCCTTGCCGTACGCCAACGGGCCGATTCACATCGGGCATTTGGTCGAATACATCCAAACCGACATCTGGACCCGTTTCCAGAAGCTTCGCGGCAACCGCTGCATCTACGTCTGTGCCGACGATACGCACGGCACCGCGATCATGATGCGAGCCCGTCGCGAAGGCCGCAGCGAAGAGGAATTGATCGCGGCGATGCAGGAATCGCACCAACGCGACTTCGCCGGCTTCGATGTCCAATTCGATCATTACGGCAGCACCAACAGCGAGGAAAATCGTCAGCTGTGCGGTCGGTTCTGGCAAGCGATGCGAGATGCCAACCTGATCGTCGAGCGTCCGGTTCAGCAGTTGTTCGATCCGCAAGAGCAGACGTTTTTGGCCGATCGGTTTGTTCGTGGCACCTGCCCCAAGTGCAATGCCACCAACCAGCCGGGCGACAATTGTTCGGCCTGCGGGCACACCTACAGCCCCGCCGATCTGATCGATCCCGTCAGCACGCTCAGCGGTGCGGCACCGGAGCTGCGCGAAGCGACCCATCTGTTTGTCGAACTGGAACAACTGCACAGCTTCCTAGCCGAGTGGGTCAAGGAATCGGGAGCGTTGCAGAGCGAGACGGCGAACTACTTGTTAGGCCACTTCCTCAGCGATGCCCTTCGCGACTGGGACATCTCTCGACCCGCTCCCTATTTCGGATTCGAGATCCCCGACAGCCCCGGCAATTACTGGTACGTCTGGTTCGACGCGCCGATCGGCTACGTCGCCAGCACCCAGCAATGGTGCAACGCCAACGGCGAAAAGCTGGAGGATTGGTGGCAGAACCCGAACACCGAGATCCACCACTTCATCGGCAAAGACATCACCTATTTCCATACGCTCTTCTGGCCGGGGATGCTCAAGACGGCTGGCTTCACGCTGCCGACGAAGGTTCATATCCATGGCTTCTTGACGGTCGACGGCCATAAGATGAGCAAGAGTGTCGGGACGTTGGTCTCGGCCGAAAAGTACCTGGAACATTTTGATCCGACCTACCTGCGTTACTTCTACGCATCGAAGCTGACCTCGCGCGTCGAAGACCTCGACCTGGGGTTGGAAGAGTTTGCTGAGAAGGTGAATTCGGATCTGGTCGGCAAAGTTGTCAACCTTGCGTCGCGAGTCGCCAAGTTCGCGCATCAACTGGGCCTGTCGGAAGCTTATCCCGACGATGGCGGTCTGTTCCAACAGGCGGCCGATGCGGGAGACGAGATTGCCGCGGCGTACGAAGCGTGCGACTACAGCAAGGCGATGCGATTGATCTTGGAACTGGCCGATCGCGCCAATCCATATGTCGAACACGCCAAGCCGTGGGAGATGAAAAAGGATCCCGCGCGGGAAGCCGAACTGCGCGACGTCTGCACCGTCGGACTGAACCTGTTCCGTCAACTGTGCGTCTACCTGGCGCCCGTCTTGCCATCGCTGGCCGAGAAGTGTGGCGAACTGTTGGGCGATCCGATCACCGGTTGGCAGCAGAGCCAATCGCCGCTGCTGGGAACTCCGGTGGCGAAGTTCAAACACATGTTAAAACGTATCGAAGTTAAGGACCTGCAAAAAATGATCGACGAGAGCAAAGACGAATCCGCCGCAACCGAATCCGAAGCCCCCGCCGCGAACCAATGGAACGACAGCGATCAACCGCTGAAGGACGAACCGCTGGCCGACGAGATCACGATCGACGACTTCGCCAAAGTCGATCTGCGGGTCGCTCGCGTGATCAAAGCCGAACAGGTGCCTGAGGCAAACAAGCTGCTGCACCTGACCCTCAGCCTGGGCGGCGACGAGACTCGCAGCGTCTTCGCTGGCATCAAAGCGGCTTACACGCCCGAGCAACTGGTTGGCCGATTGGTCGTGATGGTCGCCAACTTGAAGCCGCGCAAGATGCGGTTTGGACTCAGCGAAGGAATGGTCACCGCCGCTGGTCCCGGCGGCGCCGAAGTCTTTGTGCTCGGCGTCGACGAAGGAGCTCTCCCCGGCCAGCGCGTCCACTAA
- a CDS encoding RNA polymerase sigma factor has product MLLVDRVSMIADEIHELLDRHRPWLLRVIQARTTLASAVEDVYSEVLLAIAKSDHRPRDDSSLAPWLCKIAIRQSALANRTAMRRDRLNKDYAHQSPDSPAANDPIFWLMDQERRDLVRQVLHEMEPDVRGVLLAKFVEKLTYPQLAQRLGVAEHVVQYRVAQAKKRLRQMLTQRGIDQEDLS; this is encoded by the coding sequence TTGTTGCTGGTAGACCGCGTGAGCATGATCGCCGACGAGATCCACGAACTGCTGGACCGGCATCGCCCTTGGCTGCTGCGGGTGATCCAGGCGAGGACCACGCTAGCGAGTGCCGTCGAGGATGTTTATTCGGAGGTTCTGCTGGCGATCGCGAAGAGTGATCATCGGCCGCGCGACGACAGTTCGCTCGCTCCTTGGTTGTGCAAGATCGCCATCCGGCAGTCCGCATTGGCCAACCGCACGGCGATGCGTCGCGATCGTTTGAACAAAGACTACGCCCATCAGTCGCCCGACAGCCCCGCCGCAAACGATCCGATCTTCTGGTTGATGGACCAGGAACGACGCGATCTGGTCCGCCAGGTGTTGCACGAGATGGAACCCGACGTCCGCGGCGTGCTGCTGGCGAAGTTCGTCGAGAAATTGACTTACCCGCAATTGGCTCAGCGACTGGGCGTCGCCGAGCATGTCGTTCAATACCGAGTCGCCCAAGCGAAAAAACGCCTGCGGCAAATGTTGACCCAGCGTGGAATCGACCAAGAGGATCTGTCATGA